TTTTAAACCTGCATTTTCCAGCAGAAAAATCGCGTTACTGGCGCCCATCCCAACTACATCGGGAACAGCATTTACCGGCACCACATTCTCTTCCAATACAATGGTACTATCCTGTGTATTCAGCGACACCATTCTTGAATCGGGCAATCCACGCAGATTTTTCAACTCCAGCTCTTCGGCCAAACGAAGAATATCGTCGCGCTGCCCGCTTTTTATCTGTGGGATGTCTTCTCCTTCATGATTATCATCTTCAGGAGTGGCATTCATAATCTGACTGGCATAAACTTTCTCCGAAATCTCTTTGAAAACGGGACCTGCTACAGCAGCACCATAAATCGAGTTCCGTGGCTTTTTAAAAGTTACAATCAAAGAATACATCGGATTGTCCGCAGGGAAGTACCCCACAAACGATGCGTAATAAGCCCCGTATTCGTAACCTTTACCATCCGAGCGGGCAACTCGCGCTGTTCCAGTTTTACCAGCCACTTTAAAATGTTCACCCTGAACACCGCGCCCGGTTCCGTTCTGACAAACACCCTCGAGCATAGCCTGCGCTTTTCCAATGGTCTCTTTCGACACGATCATCGGATTCAGCAATTCAGGTTTAAATGTTTTCACCAGAGCTCCATTGTTACGAATTTCTTTTACCAAACGTGGTTTTACCATGGCGCCGTCGTTGGCAACAGCATTGTAAAAGTTCAAAATCTGCAATGGCGTAAGACGTAAATCGTAACCATACGACATACGACCTAAAGTGGTAGTACCCCACCAATCAGCATTTCCGGGGTACTTTATATAAGGTTGTCCTTCACCGGCCAATTCCAATCCCAAAGGTTTTTGAATTCCAAATCCGTAAATCCGGTCAACATAGTCTTTTGGATTGTTTGTATACTTGGACAATATCACTTTTGCCGTTCCGATATTCGATGACTGCTCAAGAATTTGTTTCACATTCACCTTACCACAAGCGTGGTCGTCGGTAATATTTTCCTGTGCCCAATAACCATTTCCGGTATCGAATACATCACTGGTGTCCACCACTCCGTCTTCCAGCGCCACCATCAGCGAAACCAGTTTGAAAGTGGACCCCGGCTCGTAACATCCACGATGTCCCAGTGCGTAATTATCTTTTTCGTAAAAACCGTCTTTAGTTTTGCCGAGGTTGGCAATCGCTTTGATCTCCCCTGTTTTTACTTCCATTAAAACGGCAGTTGCCCATTCCGGATTCGATTTAAGCGCCTGTTTATACAAAGCACTTTCGGTAATATCCTGCATTTTGACATCGATAGTTGTAATGATGTCCATTCCGTTTTGCGGCTCAATTTCGGTGCGGGTAACCCAACGACCGGAAAGATTTTGTTTATAGCTGATGCCATTTTCACCACGCAGGTACATTTCGTACGAACGTTCCAGGCCGTTGTAACCTACCGGAACCGGAGTCAAGGCATTTTCTTTATTCAAACTTCCGATGGTTCGTTGCGCTAACATTCCCAGCGGATTAAGACGTTTATTCTCCTGTTCGATAATCAATCCACCACCAAATCGTCCGCGGCGCAGAATCGGGAAGTTTTTAAATTCCTGTAATTGATTATAATCTATTTTTTCCGGCGTGAGCAGATAGCCGCGGTTTCTGTTTTTATAAGCAGACCGCAATCGCCTCGCATATTCACGTTTTGAAGCATCTTTATGAAAGCCAGACAAATACCAGGCTAATGAATCCACCTCATTATCGAACACCTTTTTAACTCCTTCGGCCGCCAAATCGATGCGGATTTTATACCCCGGAACCGACGTAGCCAAAACACTTCCATCGTCGGCACATATCGTTCCCCGAACCGGAGGAATGATAACGGTATTATTCGTCAGGTTTTTCTCAATTTTCTGCCAACGTTCGTTTTTAATTTGCTGAACAGAAACAAGCTTCACCACAACATAAGCTCCGAACAACGTCAACACGAAGTAAACAATTGCAATACGCGACAATATGGTTTTTCGAATCCCCACTAATCTTCTTTTTCAACCGTTATTTTTTGCGGAGGACGCATTGGCTCCTGTAAACCAATTCCGGCCTCTTCAACTCGTTTTGCTACTTCCGACGGACGGCTGGCGTCCATCAATTTGGCAGAAAGCGTCACCGATTCTGATCGCAACTCTTCCAATTCGTCCTGCAACACTACAATCTCGCGCAGTGTACTTTCCGACCAGTTACGATTGGCAATCAGCAGCAAGCCCAGAACCGCCAGAAATCCTACAAACGGCATCTGCTTCAAAGTGCGCTCATCAGTAAGGATGGTCCCTCCGATAAAGGATTTCATCCCAGCGCGTTTTCTTGTATTTTTATTTTGCTCTGCCATCGTTAAATTCGTTCTGCTATTCTCAGTTTTGCACTTCTCGATCGCGGATTTGCCTCCAGCTCCTCTTCTCCGGCAACAATCACTTTTCTGTTAATTATTTTGAAAGGCGACTGCACATTTCCGTAAAAGTCTTTCTCGATCTTTCCTTCAAAATTTCCCGACCTCATGAAATTCTTGCACAGGCGATCTTCCAAACTGTGATAAGTAAGAATTACCAGACGACCGCCGGGTTTTAGAATATCGAGCGAAGTAGCCAGAAATTCGCGCAAAGCCTCCATTTCTTCATTCACCTCAATACGCAAGGCCTGAAAAACCTGCGCTAAATATTTGTTTTCGATTGCTTTTGGAGCGCACGATGATGCGATTTCTTTCAAGCGAGTAGTGGTTGTAATCGGGGCTTCGCTTCTGGCCTTTACGATTTGTGCAACCAGTTTCCGGGCATTTTTAATTTCGCCATACATTCGAAAAATCTGGAAGAGCCGGCTTTCGTCATATCCATTTACCACTTTTGCGGCATCGAGATCTGCTTCGCGATTCATGCGCATATCCAGTGCGGCATCAAAACGAAATGAAAAACCGCGGTCGGCTTCATCAAACTCGTGCGACGAAACGCCAAGATCGGCAAAAACCGCATCCACCTGCTCAACATCGTAGTATTGAAGAAAATTACGGACGTAACGAAAGTTATGACGAATAAAAAAAAGCCGGTCATCCTCTATGGCATTCCCGGCAGCGTCTTCATCCTGATCGAAAGCAAACAAACGACCACCACTGTCAAGTGCATTTAATATCATTGCCGAATGACCGCCACCTCCAAAAGTAGCATCGACAACACTGGCTTCGGGATGCAGTTTCATCCCCTCGATACTTTCGGCTGCCAAAACCGGTATGTGATAAACTTCAGACATCTTCCCTATAAATCAAATTCTCTCAACATGTCCAGATAAGCATCATCAGATATATCGTCAGCTTCTGCCACGATTTCGTTGCTCAGGCTAATCGAGGCGCCCATTCCCAGGAATGTCACCTTGCCCTCCAGGTTCGCGTACTTTAAATATTCATCAGGAATATTTATCCGACCGTTTGCGGCGAGGCTTACCGGAGCAAAATTCCGGAAATACTGACGCAAAGCTGCAAAATGCGCAGGATTGGTACTGGCGCGTACTTTCGCCTGAAACTTCTCCACTTTTTCCTGCCACACCTCCATCGGATGTATATCAAGGCATTTTCCCAGTCGGTTCTTCTCCAGAACAACCTGATCAGGAATATTCTCGCCCATCGACTTCTTAAAAGCCGACGGAAGAACCACCCGCCCTTTGTCGTCGATGGTAGCCTGATATGTTCCTGCGAAAAATGCCATAAATTCCTAAATGTCTTTTTATCAAGTGTAAAAATACAATTTTATTCCATTCTGTGCCATATTATTCCATTTCATTCCACCCTACATTTTGTGCATTTTGTTAATAACCCAATGGCAAAATGTTCAAAACCTGTTAAATCCTGTTGAAAACCCAACTCCGGCTGCTGAAATCCAGCGTTTTACAAACCCGCAAACACAACCAACACATCGTTAATAACTCGTTTTCCGTCAATATTTATTTTATTGAAGAAGACTACATTATGAGAGCATCTGCCATACAAAAGGCAAATGAAGAGAAAGGCTGAATAAAGGATCTGCATGATGACATTTTCCAGATTAAGCAATTTTTAGTTAATTGCCGCTGCAAATAAACCAGAAATGACTACAGAGAATAGCACAAAAAGCTACAAGCTAATTCGGATAAGAGAGGTATTTGCCGCCAAAAGTCCGGGATTGGCAAAATTCATCCCGGGATTTGTATATCGTTGGTTAAACAACATTCTACATCTCGACGAGGTGAATTCGTTCCTTGAAAAGTACGGACACCTGAAAGGAGTCGAATTTGTAGATAAAGTGGTTGAGGAATTTAATGTTCACGAATTCGTTCACAACATCGATAATATCCCTGAATCAGGGCGGCACATTATTGTCAGCAACCACCCGTTAGGCGGTTTCGACGGAATGTTACTGATGAAAAATATTGAAGCACGTTTGGGGACTTTCAAGTTTTTATCCAACGATATTTTACTTAATATTCCACAGTTAAAACCGGTTTTTGTGCCGATAAACAAACACGGTGGGCATGCCCGCGAAGCTGCAAAATTACTTTCAGAATGCTACAACTCGGAGGATCAGATATTAATCTTCCCATCGGGGCTGGCATCACGAAAAATAAAAGGAAAAATTGTTGACCTGGAGTGGAAAAAGCATTTTATCAGCAAAGCAATTAAGCACAAACGAGACGTAATTCCGGTTTTTATAAGTGGTAGAAACTCGAATCGTTTTTATCGCATTGCCAAAATCCGTAAGTTTCTTAAGTTGAAATGGAACCTGGAAATGTTTTTTCTACCGGACGAAACCATAAAACACAAAAACACTGATGTACATCTCTATTTTGGGAAACCGATTCCGTATACCACTTTTGACAAGTCAAAAACGCAACGGGAATGGGCCGAGTGGGTAAAAAACGAGGTGTACAAATTAAAAGAAAGTTCTGATTCAGTAAATTAAACAGCATTATCGAACTGCATTCACATGATTTTTTTAATTTTGTATTCCAATTTTCAAAAGAAAGGGAACTCGAAACAAGTAAGTAGAATTAGCGCAATGTCAATGAGACACATATTTCCGCACCCTGTTTCGGGAGTTTGGGGACACAGACAGATAAAAAGATTCAAATGAAGGACATAATAGCACCTATAGCAAGAGAAGAAATTTATGCTGAGCTAACGCCTGAAAAATTACTTCGCAAAACCAACAAAGGTGGTAACGAAATATATATTGTAACAGCACACGACTCACCTGCAATTATGCACGAGTTGGGCCGCTTACGCGAAATCACTTTCAGAGATGCAGGTGGCGGCACCGGTAAAGAAACAGATATTGATAGTTACGATACGGCAGCAAATCCATACAAACAACTGATTGTTTGGGATCCGGATGCAAAAGAAATATTAGGTGGCTACCGTTATGTAATATGTGCCGATGCTCCGCGCGATGAAAATGGCGAAATAAAATTGGCCACATCCCGGGTTTTTCACTTTTCTAAAGAATTTGAAGCGAACTACCTGCCCTACACCCTTGAGCTGGGACGCTCGTTTGTACAACCTGCGTACCAATCGAGCAAGGCCGGCGCCAAAGCACTTTTTGCCCTCGACAACCTTTGGGATGGACTGGGAGCTCTTACCGTTGATCATCCGGAAATAAAATATTTCTTTGGAAAAATAACGATGTACCAGCATTTTCACAGCGAAGCCCGCAACTTGATTCAGTATTTCTTTAAAAAATATTTCCGCGACAAGGAAAATCTTGTATACCCGCTAAATCCTGTTGAATTCAACATCGACATGGATGCTATGAAAAAACTATTTATTGGCCCGGAATACAAGGATGACTACAAAATTCTGGTACAAAACGTACGGACATTTGGCGAAAATATTCCTCCACTGGTTAATGCTTACATGAACCTTTCACCATCGATGAAAACCTTTGGAACGATTAAAAACGAGGTGTTTGGAAATGTACTTGAAACCGGAATTATTTTAACGATTAAAGATATATACGAGGTTAAGGTTGATCGCCACATTGAAACTTACATAAAAGGCAAGGAAGACGATGAATGGCCTACGGTTGAATAAAATATAGCCTACAAATAAAATGGCCCGATACTTTTAAAGTACCGGGCCATTTTTTTATCTCTTAATCCAGAACTAGTATGCCCTGGCGTCTTTTCCTTCAATGTAATTGATGAATGATCCGTTAACCACCCTGTTTCCACCGGGAGTTGGGAAATTACCGGTAAAATACCAGTCACCTAAATCATTCGGACAAGCCTTATGCAGATTTTCGATTGACTGATAAACAATCTCCACCTCCGCATTACAATCTTCCGGCTTCAGCAATTCAGCAATTTTTGCAGAAACCTCTTCGGCTGTAAATGGCTTATAAATTTCGCGTACGTAGTTTACCATTTCTTCTTTTGGCAAATTCTCCTGTTCTTTACACTTTTTATAAACCTGCTGAATCAGCGACTCTTTACCATGATCTTTCAGTAATTCGATAGCCGCGTTAAAGGCAATAAATTTATCCAAACGCGCCATATCAATTCCATAACAATCAGGGTAACGAATTTGCGGTGCCGACGAAACAACAATAATCTTTTTCGGTTGCAATCGGTCAAGTATTTTTAAGATACTCTTTTTCAATGTTGTACCGCGCACAATCGAATCGTCGATGATAACCAGCGTATCTTTATCTTTCTGAATCACTCCGTAGGTAACGTCGTAAACGTGAGCTACCAAATCATCACGACTGGCATCGTCGGCGATAAAGGTCCGCAACTTCACATCTTTAATGGCAATTTTCTCTACCCTTGGCTCAAACGATAAAATTCGTTTGATATCCTTGTCGGTTAACGAACCATTTTTTTGCTGAATCTGATCGATTTTCCAATCTACCAAATGACTACGAACACCATCAACCAAACCATAGAAAGCGGTTTCTGCGGTGTTCGGGATGTACGAAAATACGGTATTTTCGTAATCGTAATCCACAGCTTCCAAAACAATAGGAGTCAGCAATCGCCCCAGCTGTTTTCTTTCCTGGTAAATCGCCTTATCGCTACCACGCGAAAAATAAATTCGCTCGAACGAACAAGACTTCCTTTTATGCGGGACACGGATCATTTCTCTCGAGATCTTACCGTTCTTTCTAATAATCAATCCTTCGCCGGGGCCAATCTCCTGAACTTCTCCTTCCTGCAGGTTCATTACCGTTTGGATTACAGGACGCTCTGAAGCTACCACCACAATTTCATCGTCGGCATAATAATGCGCCGGACGAATTCCCCACGGATCACGAACAACGAATGCATCGCCATGCCCAATCAATCCGGCCATAGTATAACCACCATCCCAGTCTTTTGAGGCACGTTCCAGAATATTCTGAACATCGATGTTCTGCTCAATCAACGGCGAAATCTCGTTATTATCGTATCCTTCGTTTTTATATTTTCTAAAAAGATATTGGTTCTCCTCATCAAGGAAATGCCCCACTTTTTCAAGTGCAGTTACAGTATCGGTATAAGCTTTTGGGTGCTGCCCCAGGTTAAGTAACACATTAAAAAGCTCATCAGTATTTGTCAGGTTAAAGTTACCTGCCAACACAAGATTACGCGACTTCCAGTTATTTTGTCGCATTACCGGATGCGTAAAATCAATGCTGTTTTTCCCGAAGGTTCCGTAGCGCAAGTGCCCCAGGTAAAGCGTTCCGGCAAACGGGAAATTGTTTTCTGCCCATTCCGGGTCATTAATGTCGAAGTTGTTTCGTTTCGCTTTTTTCAAAGGCTTGTTCACCTTGTCAAAAACGTCTTTTATTGGATTTGGCTCAATCGAGCGGAACCGACTAATGTACGGATTTCCCGGATCGAGTTCTGATTTTACACAGCAAATTCCGGCGCCATCCTGTCCCCGGTTGTGCTGTTTTTCCATCAAAAGATACAACTTGTTCAGTCCGTACTTCCAGGTACCATACTTTTTATGGTAGTAAGAAAGCGGTTTTAACAAACGAATTAAAGCAATGCCACACTCGTGTTTAATTTGGTCACTCATACTGATTTTGTTTCAACAATGGAAAATCTATTACATCAGGAACAATAAAAGCAGCGGGATAATTTTTTTGAACTTGCTTATACAACTTCAAAGCCTCATTTTTCGTTCTAAAATCGCCTACACGAACCCGAAAGTTTGGTGCAAT
This is a stretch of genomic DNA from uncultured Draconibacterium sp.. It encodes these proteins:
- a CDS encoding penicillin-binding protein — its product is MGIRKTILSRIAIVYFVLTLFGAYVVVKLVSVQQIKNERWQKIEKNLTNNTVIIPPVRGTICADDGSVLATSVPGYKIRIDLAAEGVKKVFDNEVDSLAWYLSGFHKDASKREYARRLRSAYKNRNRGYLLTPEKIDYNQLQEFKNFPILRRGRFGGGLIIEQENKRLNPLGMLAQRTIGSLNKENALTPVPVGYNGLERSYEMYLRGENGISYKQNLSGRWVTRTEIEPQNGMDIITTIDVKMQDITESALYKQALKSNPEWATAVLMEVKTGEIKAIANLGKTKDGFYEKDNYALGHRGCYEPGSTFKLVSLMVALEDGVVDTSDVFDTGNGYWAQENITDDHACGKVNVKQILEQSSNIGTAKVILSKYTNNPKDYVDRIYGFGIQKPLGLELAGEGQPYIKYPGNADWWGTTTLGRMSYGYDLRLTPLQILNFYNAVANDGAMVKPRLVKEIRNNGALVKTFKPELLNPMIVSKETIGKAQAMLEGVCQNGTGRGVQGEHFKVAGKTGTARVARSDGKGYEYGAYYASFVGYFPADNPMYSLIVTFKKPRNSIYGAAVAGPVFKEISEKVYASQIMNATPEDDNHEGEDIPQIKSGQRDDILRLAEELELKNLRGLPDSRMVSLNTQDSTIVLEENVVPVNAVPDVVGMGASNAIFLLENAGLKVKINGIGKVKKQSLKPGSSYRPGQTVYLSLS
- a CDS encoding FtsL-like putative cell division protein, translated to MKSFIGGTILTDERTLKQMPFVGFLAVLGLLLIANRNWSESTLREIVVLQDELEELRSESVTLSAKLMDASRPSEVAKRVEEAGIGLQEPMRPPQKITVEKED
- the rsmH gene encoding 16S rRNA (cytosine(1402)-N(4))-methyltransferase RsmH, whose protein sequence is MSEVYHIPVLAAESIEGMKLHPEASVVDATFGGGGHSAMILNALDSGGRLFAFDQDEDAAGNAIEDDRLFFIRHNFRYVRNFLQYYDVEQVDAVFADLGVSSHEFDEADRGFSFRFDAALDMRMNREADLDAAKVVNGYDESRLFQIFRMYGEIKNARKLVAQIVKARSEAPITTTTRLKEIASSCAPKAIENKYLAQVFQALRIEVNEEMEALREFLATSLDILKPGGRLVILTYHSLEDRLCKNFMRSGNFEGKIEKDFYGNVQSPFKIINRKVIVAGEEELEANPRSRSAKLRIAERI
- a CDS encoding 1-acyl-sn-glycerol-3-phosphate acyltransferase; the encoded protein is MTTENSTKSYKLIRIREVFAAKSPGLAKFIPGFVYRWLNNILHLDEVNSFLEKYGHLKGVEFVDKVVEEFNVHEFVHNIDNIPESGRHIIVSNHPLGGFDGMLLMKNIEARLGTFKFLSNDILLNIPQLKPVFVPINKHGGHAREAAKLLSECYNSEDQILIFPSGLASRKIKGKIVDLEWKKHFISKAIKHKRDVIPVFISGRNSNRFYRIAKIRKFLKLKWNLEMFFLPDETIKHKNTDVHLYFGKPIPYTTFDKSKTQREWAEWVKNEVYKLKESSDSVN
- a CDS encoding GNAT family N-acetyltransferase, coding for MKDIIAPIAREEIYAELTPEKLLRKTNKGGNEIYIVTAHDSPAIMHELGRLREITFRDAGGGTGKETDIDSYDTAANPYKQLIVWDPDAKEILGGYRYVICADAPRDENGEIKLATSRVFHFSKEFEANYLPYTLELGRSFVQPAYQSSKAGAKALFALDNLWDGLGALTVDHPEIKYFFGKITMYQHFHSEARNLIQYFFKKYFRDKENLVYPLNPVEFNIDMDAMKKLFIGPEYKDDYKILVQNVRTFGENIPPLVNAYMNLSPSMKTFGTIKNEVFGNVLETGIILTIKDIYEVKVDRHIETYIKGKEDDEWPTVE
- a CDS encoding amidophosphoribosyltransferase, producing MSDQIKHECGIALIRLLKPLSYYHKKYGTWKYGLNKLYLLMEKQHNRGQDGAGICCVKSELDPGNPYISRFRSIEPNPIKDVFDKVNKPLKKAKRNNFDINDPEWAENNFPFAGTLYLGHLRYGTFGKNSIDFTHPVMRQNNWKSRNLVLAGNFNLTNTDELFNVLLNLGQHPKAYTDTVTALEKVGHFLDEENQYLFRKYKNEGYDNNEISPLIEQNIDVQNILERASKDWDGGYTMAGLIGHGDAFVVRDPWGIRPAHYYADDEIVVVASERPVIQTVMNLQEGEVQEIGPGEGLIIRKNGKISREMIRVPHKRKSCSFERIYFSRGSDKAIYQERKQLGRLLTPIVLEAVDYDYENTVFSYIPNTAETAFYGLVDGVRSHLVDWKIDQIQQKNGSLTDKDIKRILSFEPRVEKIAIKDVKLRTFIADDASRDDLVAHVYDVTYGVIQKDKDTLVIIDDSIVRGTTLKKSILKILDRLQPKKIIVVSSAPQIRYPDCYGIDMARLDKFIAFNAAIELLKDHGKESLIQQVYKKCKEQENLPKEEMVNYVREIYKPFTAEEVSAKIAELLKPEDCNAEVEIVYQSIENLHKACPNDLGDWYFTGNFPTPGGNRVVNGSFINYIEGKDARAY